The segment ACAGAGACAGGCTGTGAGGATGGCAGGGAGACAGCAGGCATCTTTGAGTCAAACAGCAGGGTGATGGAGGGAAAATTAAAGGtgagaaaattatttttcagagatatttaaagtttgttttacGGTAACTTTCCTTGTCTTTTGCATCTTGACTCAAAATTTGTGTTGAATAtgtttgtctctctgcaggGTTACTCTACACTACCAGGATATGGGAAAGAAACAGTCAGACCAATAACAATATGGAAGGGTAATTCATTCACAACAATCTCAGCAAGAGACCCCCACATCAGTGGCAAGGACAGTGGAAAGGGGGACAGTGACTTCAATGACAGTGACTCTGACATAAGTGGAGATGTGCACAAAAAAGAGTCACCACCAACAAACAGTGAGTGTCACAAAAAGAAacccaaaataataataaattggaAAATGAGTCATGAGACGAGGTAAAGATCAAACTGTGCAATGACGTGACATGCATTCCTTTTGCTTCTTatagtgtgttttttatttgaatctAAGCCCCATGCATCCTTGCAGATTGAACCCAGTTacagcaaaacattttctaataCACTGGACACATTATGATTGCTCTTACCTGGGCTCACTGGGGTCTTTCAACATCAAACACCCTCAACCAGACGAGCCAGCAAATGTATTCATATGAAACCCTGACAGCACTGCTGTTTTCCACAGGTCTCTGGGCATGTACAAGCGAGTGCAAAGTGTTGGGACACTCGGACCGATGCTGGAGCCCTTCAGCTACAAGGCCCAACACGAGCATGGCCTGTGGACCGCATCTGTCTACTTTCTCCAAGACAGCTTCACTTCCCCGGGACGCCAGAAGGGAAAACTACTACCCAGCTCACATACCCAAAACCAACGGACTGCAAAGCGTGTATGAAAAAGTTCAACACCAGGAATTTGATTATATTCTTGTTGGCCCACCGACACCGGCCAGAATACAGGAAGCAGATGAGATATCCATCCCGGAGTACACAAACTCGTAAAGATCAAAAAGTCATCCAAATGGATTACGTCTTTGTACTGTATAGTACTTTTATCTTAATTGACTCAATGTTGAattgttgcagtgttttgtaGTATGTCATGTGTCTTTTGGCTCATATAAGACTGTTCATTGTATCATGTGTAATATGCAAGATTTTGtacattaataatatatttttcataatgaTTCAGTGTAAAGAAGAATTTTATTATCGATTTTCAAGAGCATGTGTTAACTATTTAAGGGGCATGACCTATGGACATTTAGGCTGACAGGGGCCTTTCTGCCGTGGAAAACAATCAATATGAATGATTACCATGTTTGTGGTAGATTTTGTCACATTGTTGcacaaataaacaattaaaatcaaaattgTATTCtgttcaatgacagcttaaaaaTTGAGCTATCTGGGCTTACAGGActcaaatgttattttataggAAGAGTAGAACCTATAGTCCTGAGGGAATATTAAGGAAGCACACAGAATAACCTCAATTAGCCAACTGAATGCATTTCATTTGCCTTAGAGGCTTATAAGCTGCACTAAAAAAAATGTGGTCCTCTACCGATCACAGCTAAATTGATAGCAAAAAGTCATATTCTTTTCAGGGTACACAATGCAGTTACTCTACTGCCTCAATTTGCATGCAAATACTGCATTGCTGATCAAATGCTCGTACAATTACGTATTTTTTTGGAGGTCAAAGAATCTACTCACCTTTTCTGATTGCCTCCCAGCTTACCAATTATCCCAAAAATGCAGTTCAATCTGTTTCCAAGCAACAGCTGCACTGCACATTTGAATCTCTTACTATGTGTCTTCTTTTAAGTTATGATAATGAAAGATTAACCTTGACCACAAAACTGCCTTTCTCCCATTGTCAAATCAGAAAATTCGTAATTAAGCAAAGGTTATGTCTGTGTGGGTCTGTGATTGAGTATGGTAGTGCCAGTCAGTGCAAGGAGGAATAAAATAGAATAGTCGCTCTTGCGTAAGAGTTTGACTGCAGGTAGTGCAATCCGGTCATTCTCACTGACACCTGTAACCAGCAAAGAACCAGAGGAAATCTGCAGTATTTCATACATTTATATCACAAGTGACATCCAACTTTAACAGGTGAGGTGATAAAATAAAAGGCATAAAAATAGTCTCTGAAAGCTTAAATGTAAGTACTATGTTTTCCTCCTGACGATGACTGAAAGGTCAGTTAACAACTTTTCTACTGACCATTACATCGCTGCTTCTTACACACCCAATTTCTGATGAGCTCACAAAGGAACAGAAAAGTCTTGTTTTAGCTTGGTACCACAGGATGGCCACCTTGCTTTAGGCACCTGGACCTACAGGTAACAACCAGACGAAGAATTTAGCTCAAAGAATTTATATCAACCATACGTCATTCACACTCAAACGTCAGGAAGCCTCTTGGTGGATAACCTGATTCTCCGAAGAGAAGAAACAGTATTAGAAGAGGATTTACAGAGGACATCATGAGAGAGACTATGGAAAAAGTCCAAAATACCACCCATGGATCTGGCTTTTTGGAACACTGCGTGCCTCCGGTAAGACAGGCTTAATACGTTTTTGATTAGAAATATAATTGACATCCATGACATGTAAATAAAGCTGCAAACTCTTAAGGTTTCCAGGAATGTTATCAGTTGTCTTTGTTATTGTTGAGTGTGCCTCATTTTTTAACTTTGCATCCTCTGAACCTTGTGAAGGAACAAAGCCCACCGACCTCTGCTGCAGTCGGTCGTCTCCTGAGATTTGGAGCTGTGGCTCTTATTGTTGGTGCAGTGTTAATGTTGTGTGCATCCATGGCTGCTCTCTACCTGTGGAAATTCAGTGATAAAAATGTAAGTGCCAACTGCGGTAGTGTGTAGATTGTCCCTTCAGTATCAGAAATGTAAGTTGAATGCAAGGAGGAGGCTTTTGGAGGAAAGTGGATCCAAAATCTTGTGataataaaaacttttattAGAGGCATAGTTATATTTTCCTGAGACTGTCACTAGAGATATTTATGTTAATGACTGAAATGCCCGATCAATAATTATATTCATCATCACAATTCAGACTGTGTAACTGTATCTTTAATTCTATCTACAATGCATACAAACTGCATAAAGCCCTCATGTTACTCTTACACAAGATAGTGTAATGTTCATTTGTGTTCCATTGAGCTCACCTGTAGGGAAATCATTCCCATCAAGGACTGCAAAAGCATTTCCTGCAGTGCTCTGCTAAATTCTCAGTGTGCTTAAACTACACAGGATTTCTGTTAGAGAAGCAACCACAACAATAACTGTGCAGGGGAATAGCAAGCGCCATGCAAAGCTTGTTTTTCTGTATCTCACTTCAATTGTGTTTGCTACAGTGTGATTTACATAACTTGACTAATCAGTCATTTTAACATTCCACTTTGAATGCTACCAGGTTTACAATGTTCGTTACAGTATGAACATCAATGGGGAGGTGAGGGAGGGTTCCGTGGAAATTGATTCTGACAAGAACCTGGAGCGATTTAATACTGGAAGTGGAGCTGAGGAAGCCGTGGAGATTCATGACTTTCAAATTGTGAGTGAGTTTGTCCTTGTTCTCGCTTGCTGAGGTAGTTCAGCAGAGACTTTCTGTGTGCTTAGCAAAGTAGCAAAGCTGTGAGTGTAAACATGGCATCTCTGTGATTTGGTGTAGGGAATAACTGGAATCCGCTTCTTTGGAGGAGACAAGTGCTATATAAAATCCCAAATCAAAGCGAACCTTCCACACATGGGAGCTCACAAGAAAGCGTCGCTGATGTTTGACCTGGTATATTTACACTACTTCATTCAGAACGTTGcaattggagaaaaaaaagttggaAATTACAGAGGATCTGCTTGCTTTTgacagacatttcttttttcattttagtaATTCAAggacattatttttttcttcttgccAGACAGATGAAATCATGCCAGTGAGGTTTGATGAGAAGTTTCTCATATGGGTTGCTGCAGAGCAGCCGCTGAAGGACACCAACTTTCTGAGCAACAAAATTCTGGGTCTTTGCAGGGAACTTCCCATTTACTGGCTCCAACCCATCTATCCTAAAGGTTGagttcttctcttctttctagCTATGTATTGATTCACTCCATCCCACAGAGTCTATAAAACTGGACTGCCATTATAGACCATGGCATATTCCATTTGAATTATTGTGCATTCtttcataatttattaaaatcttGGTTGCCCTGCTTATCTGCTGACACACTTGTAAAATGTACCGTCTCGGCTGAGAACACTGAGAACATCTTGAACATACACCACA is part of the Micropterus dolomieu isolate WLL.071019.BEF.003 ecotype Adirondacks linkage group LG07, ASM2129224v1, whole genome shotgun sequence genome and harbors:
- the cnmd gene encoding leukocyte cell-derived chemotaxin 1; translation: MRETMEKVQNTTHGSGFLEHCVPPEQSPPTSAAVGRLLRFGAVALIVGAVLMLCASMAALYLWKFSDKNVYNVRYSMNINGEVREGSVEIDSDKNLERFNTGSGAEEAVEIHDFQIGITGIRFFGGDKCYIKSQIKANLPHMGAHKKASLMFDLTDEIMPVRFDEKFLIWVAAEQPLKDTNFLSNKILGLCRELPIYWLQPIYPKDGERGKRDTQRAKRQFNMEEFDAAAEERDPVSHAEDDTSRVMEEEEGAQSTAGSAYNPDNPYHRSGGAGENGAMTFDTMLDHQGICCSECQRSYTHCQRICEPLRGYWPWPYNYRGCQVACRVIMPCRWWVARILGVV